The Montipora foliosa isolate CH-2021 chromosome 10, ASM3666993v2, whole genome shotgun sequence genomic sequence tgaacttgagaaatggcggaccgtgaaatccaaaacttgacactcaaaataaacaacctttggataaaactcaaagctcaaaattttgccagtcaggtgttaagcaaacacactttcaaaatctgaagaaaaaaaaggaaatgtttttttgatcatagtagcacttaagaCAATTTGTTTTCATCCGTGAAAGCGTTTTTACATGGATAAGCTTAAGAAGAGAGCAACAATTCATATTCAACTAAGTATAACTGTGACATGATGTAGTCTATAAGCcctcaatagggagcttaagcacgcgcttGAACAGTTTTCCCCTTTACCTCGTCTTcaaacaaccacatttacattcctAAGTATCTTTAGAGATTATTAGCATAAAAATCTGGAAGACATCaatgtcctggcacgcgaaatgttctcttacGGTTGCCGTCGGcgcctcaaaaacgcgcgtgcttaagctccctatctAACTTTACTTTACGGCGGTAACCGGCAATTAGTGATTTCTTTTCAGTCCATTACACTGTTTACACGTACCCGACCCGTTGAATGGGGTAGAATCTCATACAGTGGACTAAAATGGcagaggacaaaagaaccattgttattccgatcaggccttgctaattaggcattattatgttcgctttgttcttttgtttcatgaatattaactatttcggatccggtatataaAAGACCAGCCGGTGAAtgcaattaatatttattttagtcCTTAGCCAAAGCAGTTTGTAAATGAACTACGTTGACGACCGATTTTAAACCCTTTCTCTATGAGGAACTTacctaccctgggtgccagaggtttttcttgcgcTGTTTCCGGTGTCGGTCATGTCTCTATTTTGACCCGCTCGTCTGCCGCGCGCGAGAAAAAACCTTTGGTACCCACCTTACCTTTTTCTCTCGACAACTTTCCGACACGAAACCTGTACATCATATTTCTTTTCAGTAATTAAAATCATATTCGAACAGCGCTTACCATTCTTTTCGAGTTGTAGCCCAAATTCAAACGAGACATCATCGCCAGTTAgaacaaatggcgcccagtatttAATGGCGGAATACTCCTTTGTCTCCCGAAGAGATTTCATGGCATGGTGAAGAGCTAAACTTGTACTTTTcctatctgccaagtgttgaTAAAAACTCTTCATGAACAAGAAGGTCGCCTCAtcatcaattgcccagagtgacaccagaacagaccgggcaccagcacacaggaaagctcTGGCTATTCCCACCACACCCTCAGATTTTATCTCTCCCTGaccactatgacagcaactcaGCACAACCAGCTTTGCCTGAAGACGAACTGCATGAACATCGTTCATTgttaacatgtaatcttcctcttTGGGAATCTGGGATGCACGGTTGGGATTTGGGGCCAAAACAATTTCTCCAAATTCATCATCTCCATGAGCCGCAATGTGGATTAAAGCAACTGATTTCATTCTTTTCAGGACCTCAGCTTTCGTTGCATTTTCGCCAGTGAGAGGCGTGGTCTGTAGAAGTTCTCCAATCATCTCCACCTCTTTTTTCGCACACGGCAACTGTTTAGACATGGGTCCACCGGTGCGCCAAGTGATTTCCTTCAAGCACGGATCGCCCACAAGTAGCGCTTCACTCTTACTATTGAAGTCGTCAAGTGCACTAGAGATCACTTTTAAGGCGGTTAGCGAGGGAAAAGtacggatcctgacagagtcactcaaTGCAGAATAAGGTGCCAAGAAAAAtggtccatcaggaacaaagatCAAGTCATCACCCTGGAGCAATTCTGCAATTGGACTGATTAAGAAATCATACAAGGACTGCAAGGGGTTGTCGGACACGCTGAAAGACTGAAAAGATTCCTCAACAACTTCTCCACTGCAAGAGAACCGACTACGATGTGTGTGTACCGAGCGATTCTCGCATTGGACAACAGCCCCCGCGCCAAtctgtttcaaagtagtctttATCAGTGAGTCAGCACTTCCATTTTCGATTTCCTTCTCCCTATAGTTTATTCCGCTTGCTCTTCTCAGAAGCCAAAAACTGATAGTGTTCCCTGCAAGTGCTATGAAAACTGTTTGTAAGGGCAAATATTTCATAAGAGTGGAGATAGTTTCCGTCCTCGCAATTGCCGAGGTAGGTTCTTCATCAACGCCAAATCGCACCTTCAAAATGTCTGTCAAAGCCTGTGCACGTCCTTGTTCAGCAGCAAACAAAGCctcatcaacctctccattcttcaaaagtgCTGTCCACAGAGCTGTGTACTCCACTTGTATTGTatcacgaaagcttattttccatgcatcttCGGCCTGAAGAAGAcgccttgtttcatcaaaatgttttatgCTTAGACGATAAAAATTAAGGGCTTTGCACAACGAGCCTAAGAATTCATGAAAAAGACCAAGCCGATAGCAAGCGATTCCCTGCCCTACTGGATCCTCCGTTTCCTTGGAAATAGTAAGATGCTGTTCGTTAAAGAGAAGAGCATTTTCAAGCTCACCCATTCTgccataagcgttgccgagattaccattggccgctccctccccggccctatcccctacttcttttgcaatgctaagatgttgttcgtgataccctatggctcgcttaaaattgcccagaccgTGATAAGCGgcgccgagattaccattggcccctccctccccggccctatcccctacttcttttgcaatgctaagatgttgttcgtgataccctatggctcgcttaaaattgcccagaccgTGATAAGCGgcgccgagattaccattggccattccctccccggccctattccctacttcttttgcaatgctaagatgttgttcatgATAccctatggctcgcttaaaattccccagactgtgataagcggcGCCGAGATTAGCATGGGCttttccctccccggccctatcccctacttcttttgcaatgctaagatgttgttcaaaatactctatggctcgcttaaaattgcccagactgtgataagcgatgccgagattAGCATGGGCttttccctccccggccctatcccctacttcttttgcaatgctaagat encodes the following:
- the LOC137974453 gene encoding tetratricopeptide repeat protein 28-like; this encodes MANGNLGAAYHGLGNFKRAIGYHEQHLSIAKEVGDRAGEGGANGNLGAAYHGLGNFKRAIGYHEQHLSIAKEVGDRAGEGAANGNLGNAYGRMGELENALLFNEQHLTISKETEDPVGQGIACYRLGLFHEFLGSLCKALNFYRLSIKHFDETRRLLQAEDAWKISFRDTIQVEYTALWTALLKNGEVDEALFAAEQGRAQALTDILKVRFGVDEEPTSAIARTETISTLMKYLPLQTVFIALAGNTISFWLLRRASGINYREKEIENGSADSLIKTTLKQIGAGAVVQCENRSVHTHRSRFSCSGEVVEESFQSFSVSDNPLQSLYDFLISPIAELLQGDDLIFVPDGPFFLAPYSALSDSVRIRTFPSLTALKVISSALDDFNSKSEALLVGDPCLKEITWRTGGPMSKQLPCAKKEVEMIGELLQTTPLTGENATKAEVLKRMKSVALIHIAAHGDDEFGEIVLAPNPNRASQIPKEEDYMLTMNDVHAVRLQAKLVVLSCCHSGQGEIKSEGVVGIARAFLCAGARSVLVSLWAIDDEATFLFMKSFYQHLADRKSTSLALHHAMKSLRETKEYSAIKYWAPFVLTGDDVSFEFGLQLEKNETASKT